The window AATGGTGGTTCTCTTTGCGGCTTCTTCTTCAGACATAGGCTTGCCGAGGTCTACTTTCCTGTCGAGTGGAATTGCAACCTGGTCCTTGTCCATGATTATGGTGCCGCCTTCGAGTCTCCTCCTATCAAGCATGTCGAACATTACGCCGTCTTCCTGGAGACGGACAGAGTGACCGTGTACTGTTGCACCGCGCATACCGGAAAGTGCAGGGCAGCTCATTTCGGTTTCCATCTGAACCTTTGCACACTTTTCCATGTCTCTTTCACGGGCTTCGACGATCTGACGGCCGGAAAGGGTACCTGGGTCTACACCTCTGAAGTTAATTGCTGCGAAGTATGATCTGAAGTATGGGGTAGCTGGAGCATTGTACATAGAGTCCGAGAACTGAACGTATCTAACTCTGTCTCCTGCTGCCGCACCGGGTGTTGCTGTTACAGCCTCGCGGACCGAGCATGCAGGTTCTCCCATCTCTGCAAGTGGTGGGTGGGTGCTTGGATAGTCGCTCCCTGGTGCACGGTGTCCGAGGATTGCAGTTAAGTCTTCGTCTGAAATCTCCCTGAGTTTCTCAAGTTTCCCGGACATGTGTTTTCTTCGGTTAGCGCCAACTGATGTAGCGCCTGGATAAAACTGTGGTTTGTATGCCATCTCATGCAACTCCTTTATTATTTTCTAACTGGTCTAATGTCGTCTTGACGTATTTTACGATCGAATTTAGTTTATCCCTGGGACAGAAGTCACCACGTGTAACTCCACTTACCATATCCATTACAATTCCCTTGGTACGAATATTTTCATCCCTTGGCATCACTAATCTCGTCTTTATCCCTGCTTCCGCAAAATCCTCAAAATCCACCGGAATTTGGCTGACAACAATTGCCGGGATATCAGCCTGGCTCAGGATCTCCCTGGTTTTTCTAATTACATGGTCCCTAATATTTCCGAGGTGAATAACAGCCAGCTTATGCATTTCAATCTGTGCAACTTCTACCGGACTCAGGACAAATGACCCTGTCCTCATGCCTGATTCGGGAATCCCTGAACCTGAGTAAAGTACGAGCACACTCACCTGAATGTTTTCTTTCCTCATTCCGTATGTTATCTCGCATACCGGTTTTGTGATATGTCTCTGGCCAGGACTCATAGCAATAGCTACCACATCGGCACGACCAGCTTCCGAAAGAGTGCCTCTTTGAGCAAGCCCTCCTCCTTTGCCTAGTCCTCCGCCGCATCGGCAGTCAACTACCTGTGTTTCCCGATCTATCATCATATCTTTTCACTCATCTGTATCTTTACTGTCTTCTTTCTTTTGTTTCTCGATATAGACGAGCTGGTCTATCTTGGCTTTAGCGTCTACCATACCAAGCAAGCAAGGGTCGGAATCAGGGCCAAATTTTGCATAATCAGTCACTGTAGGCTGTTTCCTGAAGAAATTTCCTTCTCTGAATTCAAAAGCGAAAGGAAAGATTTCTTCGCACACTGACCTGATTTTTTCTTTAGTTTCGGCATTTGAGATTTCAAGCCTGATCCTGCCTACACAGATCTTAAGTTCAATAACCTGATCTCCAATCTGAATAGGCTTCCTTAGGGGGTGTTCCACCTTTTCCCCGGTACCTGGGCCTGCAGAAACCCTTTCGGGGAGTCTCGAGCCCTGGACCATAACGCGGATTATCCCGTCAATCCGATAAAGCTCAGTAATAAGCTTCTGAGCGGTTTCGGGAGACAGGATTCTACTGGGAAAGATTTCTATTTGGATAGGATTTTCCGTGTTTGAAGCAGAGTCTGACATCGTTAGACCTTTCGAGTTATATGTTTAGAGCGCTCCTGCAACTGCCTTAATAGGTTCGCGGAATTCCTTTATTCCACCAAACACGTCACCAATGAGGCCGGATGTTGATTCGATAGTGAACATCTGAGTACCTGCATCAAGGGCCACTGCTGCGCATACGCAGGGGATTGCAAAGCCTCTTGAGTGCCTGGTTACGACGTGGTTACCGTTGAAGACACCGGGTCCACCGCCACCATAGATTGAGTGGCTGAAGAAGGAGAATCCTACTGCGACACCCTGTACTTTACCATAGTCGCATCCTGGGAGACCGGTTTCCTTCTCAAGCATATCGTTGAAGTACAGAAGTGTTGAGGAGACGTTCTGGGCTGCACGGCCTGCACCACAGTTAACCATAGTGGCTGCAAGGGTACCTGCTGCTGCATAGGCGTTCCACATTGGGACGTCGTTTGCCTTGTAGAATTTGTATCCGGAGGGTGCGGTCTTGTCAACGGAGATTACGCCGTCTTCAATTGCCCTGCCGACAATGGACTGGAGAACAGTTCCGATTGTACCGTCTTTACCGTTCTTCTTTACGGTGTCATATACGACATTGTTGGCGTTGAACCCCTGGCAAGCAAGACCGAGGAGCTGATGCCTCTCGAACATACCAACTGCGCCGCCCATCTCAAAGATACCTGACTGTTCATAGATTGAGGAGAGAGCTGCTGCGTTCATTGCACCACGGCTGGTGATTGCTGCAACGTGGTTGGCCATAATGTTCCTGAGGGAGAAGCCAAGACCTTCGTTGTTCTGAGGGATGTTCAGGATACCTGCAACGTTTCCACCCATGAGATCCATTGTCTGCGGGTAGCTTCCCCAGACAGCGGACTTTACAATGGGTGCATCGTACATGTCGGTTTTGAACATATCCAGAACTGTCTGAGTGACTGCTGCTGCACCTACTGTGGTTGCGGACATGTAGTCAGCGCCAGAGAGTATCCTGGACTCTGGGACCTGGACGAGCAGGCTCTTTCCGC is drawn from Methanosarcina lacustris Z-7289 and contains these coding sequences:
- the mcrG gene encoding coenzyme-B sulfoethylthiotransferase subunit gamma, which produces MAYKPQFYPGATSVGANRRKHMSGKLEKLREISDEDLTAILGHRAPGSDYPSTHPPLAEMGEPACSVREAVTATPGAAAGDRVRYVQFSDSMYNAPATPYFRSYFAAINFRGVDPGTLSGRQIVEARERDMEKCAKVQMETEMSCPALSGMRGATVHGHSVRLQEDGVMFDMLDRRRLEGGTIIMDKDQVAIPLDRKVDLGKPMSEEEAAKRTTIYRVDNVAFRKDAEVIEWIHRVFDQRTSYGFQPK
- the mcrC gene encoding methyl-coenzyme M reductase I operon protein C gives rise to the protein MMIDRETQVVDCRCGGGLGKGGGLAQRGTLSEAGRADVVAIAMSPGQRHITKPVCEITYGMRKENIQVSVLVLYSGSGIPESGMRTGSFVLSPVEVAQIEMHKLAVIHLGNIRDHVIRKTREILSQADIPAIVVSQIPVDFEDFAEAGIKTRLVMPRDENIRTKGIVMDMVSGVTRGDFCPRDKLNSIVKYVKTTLDQLENNKGVA
- the mcrD gene encoding methyl-coenzyme M reductase operon protein D; translation: MSDSASNTENPIQIEIFPSRILSPETAQKLITELYRIDGIIRVMVQGSRLPERVSAGPGTGEKVEHPLRKPIQIGDQVIELKICVGRIRLEISNAETKEKIRSVCEEIFPFAFEFREGNFFRKQPTVTDYAKFGPDSDPCLLGMVDAKAKIDQLVYIEKQKKEDSKDTDE
- the mcrB gene encoding coenzyme-B sulfoethylthiotransferase subunit beta → MSDTVDIYDDRGKLLESNVDIKNLAPTRNAAIKKIILDTKRSVAVNLAGIQGALASGKMGGKGRQILGRGLNYDIVGNVDAIAESVKKLIQVDEGDDANVKIFKGGKSLLVQVPESRILSGADYMSATTVGAAAVTQTVLDMFKTDMYDAPIVKSAVWGSYPQTMDLMGGNVAGILNIPQNNEGLGFSLRNIMANHVAAITSRGAMNAAALSSIYEQSGIFEMGGAVGMFERHQLLGLACQGFNANNVVYDTVKKNGKDGTIGTVLQSIVGRAIEDGVISVDKTAPSGYKFYKANDVPMWNAYAAAGTLAATMVNCGAGRAAQNVSSTLLYFNDMLEKETGLPGCDYGKVQGVAVGFSFFSHSIYGGGGPGVFNGNHVVTRHSRGFAIPCVCAAVALDAGTQMFTIESTSGLIGDVFGGIKEFREPIKAVAGAL